A portion of the Burkholderia pseudomultivorans genome contains these proteins:
- the lepB gene encoding signal peptidase I, whose protein sequence is MNFALILFVLVVVTGVAWVLDKLVFLPKRRKAADAAIEEFDRQQSRIDKRFADENAVQTRSKLRDEKLRQPWWLEYTASFFPVILAVFVVRSFVVEPFKIPSGSMVPTLLVGDFILVNKFEYGLRMPITNTKITQGSPLSRGDVVVFRYPKDESVDYIKRVIGLPGDTVAYQDKQLTINGQPVPETPLPDYFDDERQNYAKQFEETIDGNRKNAILNNPAVPPFVMGAYDYPYRDNCTYNSRGVICKVPPGHYFMMGDNRDNSADSRYWGFVPDQNIVGRAFFIWMNFGDLKRIGSFH, encoded by the coding sequence ATGAATTTTGCGCTGATTCTTTTTGTGCTCGTCGTCGTGACGGGCGTGGCGTGGGTGCTGGACAAACTGGTGTTCCTGCCGAAGCGACGCAAGGCAGCCGACGCGGCGATCGAGGAGTTCGACCGCCAGCAGTCGCGCATCGACAAGCGTTTCGCGGATGAAAACGCGGTGCAGACGCGCTCGAAGCTGCGCGACGAGAAACTGCGCCAGCCGTGGTGGCTCGAGTACACGGCGAGCTTCTTCCCGGTGATTCTCGCGGTGTTCGTCGTGCGCTCGTTCGTCGTCGAGCCGTTCAAGATTCCGTCGGGCTCGATGGTGCCGACGCTGCTCGTCGGCGACTTCATCCTCGTCAACAAGTTCGAGTACGGGCTGCGCATGCCGATCACGAACACGAAGATCACGCAGGGCAGCCCGCTGTCGCGCGGCGACGTCGTCGTGTTCCGCTATCCGAAGGACGAGTCGGTCGACTACATCAAGCGCGTGATCGGCCTGCCGGGCGACACCGTCGCCTACCAGGACAAGCAGCTCACGATCAACGGCCAGCCGGTGCCCGAAACGCCGCTGCCCGACTACTTCGACGACGAGCGCCAGAACTACGCGAAGCAGTTCGAGGAAACGATCGACGGCAACCGGAAGAACGCGATCCTGAACAACCCCGCAGTGCCGCCGTTCGTGATGGGCGCGTACGATTATCCGTATCGCGACAATTGCACGTACAACAGCCGCGGCGTGATCTGCAAGGTGCCGCCGGGCCACTACTTCATGATGGGCGACAACCGCGACAACAGCGCGGACAGCCGCTACTGGGGTTTCGTGCCGGACCAGAACATCGTCGGCCGCGCGTTCTTCATCTGGATGAACTTCGGCGACCTGAAGCGCATCGGTTCCTTCCACTGA
- the rnc gene encoding ribonuclease III, which yields MPLSQLESRLRYEFRNAELLRQALTHRSHSATHNERLEFLGDSVLNCAVAALLFQRFSKLDEGDLSRVRANLVKQQSLYEIAQALNISEGLRLGEGELRSGGFRRPSILADAFEAIIGAVFLDGGFEAAQGVIKRLYIPILDHIDPRTLGKDAKTLLQEYLQGHKIALPTYTVVATHGAAHNQQFEVECTVPKLDVKVSGSGASRRAAEQAAAKKALDEVMAAAPMLAAKPKRSKNARAAKHAEPEIVPGVKGVQEALDLRSPERKERAAAREAKAAQAAQAAAGSAAEPVDRAAQPPLAAIRAAHVETTADKAERAAKPAADKPAAADKSATDKPATDKPADRGDAAPRTTDKSSGHAADPAASSADAGARSTDKSAADSASRAAPRVLDVAAAGPDTSPGAASVVGARARAADADH from the coding sequence ATGCCCCTATCCCAGTTGGAAAGCCGGCTGCGCTACGAATTTCGCAATGCGGAATTGTTGCGCCAGGCTTTGACCCATCGTAGTCACAGTGCCACGCACAACGAGCGGCTCGAGTTTCTCGGCGATTCCGTTCTGAATTGCGCGGTGGCCGCGCTTTTGTTCCAGCGTTTCAGCAAACTGGACGAAGGCGACCTGTCGCGCGTACGCGCCAATCTCGTCAAACAGCAGTCGCTGTACGAAATTGCTCAGGCCCTGAATATTTCGGAGGGCCTGCGGCTCGGCGAGGGCGAACTGCGCAGCGGCGGCTTCCGCCGCCCGTCGATCCTCGCGGACGCGTTCGAAGCCATCATCGGGGCCGTATTCCTCGATGGCGGCTTCGAAGCCGCCCAAGGGGTCATCAAGCGGCTCTATATCCCGATCCTCGACCACATCGACCCGCGCACGCTCGGCAAGGACGCGAAGACGCTGCTGCAGGAGTACCTGCAGGGGCACAAGATCGCGCTGCCGACCTATACGGTCGTGGCGACCCATGGTGCGGCGCACAATCAGCAGTTCGAGGTCGAATGCACGGTGCCGAAGCTCGACGTGAAGGTGTCGGGTTCCGGCGCAAGCCGGCGTGCGGCCGAGCAGGCCGCCGCGAAGAAGGCGCTCGACGAGGTGATGGCGGCCGCGCCGATGCTGGCGGCCAAGCCGAAGCGCTCGAAGAATGCGCGCGCGGCGAAGCATGCGGAGCCGGAAATCGTGCCGGGCGTGAAGGGCGTGCAGGAGGCGCTCGACCTGCGCTCGCCGGAGCGCAAGGAACGCGCGGCGGCGCGCGAGGCCAAGGCGGCGCAGGCGGCCCAGGCCGCGGCCGGCAGTGCGGCGGAGCCGGTCGACCGGGCGGCCCAGCCACCGCTGGCCGCGATTCGCGCGGCGCACGTCGAAACGACGGCCGACAAGGCCGAGCGGGCGGCGAAACCGGCGGCCGACAAGCCGGCGGCTGCCGACAAGTCAGCGACTGACAAGCCGGCGACTGACAAGCCGGCCGATCGCGGCGACGCTGCGCCACGTACGACCGACAAGTCGTCGGGACACGCGGCCGATCCGGCGGCTTCGTCCGCCGACGCGGGCGCGCGCAGCACCGACAAGTCCGCCGCCGATTCCGCTTCGCGCGCGGCGCCGCGCGTGCTCGATGTCGCCGCCGCCGGCCCCGATACGTCGCCGGGTGCGGCCAGTGTCGTGGGCGCGCGGGCGCGCGCCGCCGATGCCGACCACTGA